A single genomic interval of Sander lucioperca isolate FBNREF2018 chromosome 9, SLUC_FBN_1.2, whole genome shotgun sequence harbors:
- the rock1 gene encoding rho-associated protein kinase 1 isoform X1, whose amino-acid sequence MSAGESVAARFDKIDAMLKDPKSEINTDCLLDGLDALVYDLDFPALRKNKSIDNFLSRYKETISKIRDLRMKAVDYEVVKVIGRGAFGEVQLVRHKATSKVYAMKLLSKFEMIKRSDSAFFWEERDIMAFANSSWVVQLFFAFQDDRYLYMVMEYMPGGDLVNLMSNYDVPEKWARFYTAEVVLALDGIHSMGFIHRDVKPDNMLLDKAGHLKLADFGTCMKMNKDGMVRCDTAVGTPDYISPEVLKSQGGDGYYGRECDWWSVGVFLYEMLVGDTPFYADSLVGTYSKIMNHKNALTFPDDSDISNDAKNLICAFLTDREVRLGRNGVDEIKRHPFFKNDQWTWENIRETAAPVVPELSSDVDTSNFDDIEEDRGEEETFPVPKAFVGNQLPFVGFTYYSSQHLMRSSTATKTCDKRSSSTKEDKSHLENLQKRIYQLEEQLHSEMQLKDELEQKCRTSNTKIDKIMKELDEEANLRKSAEASTSLLEKDKIMLQHRFTEYQRKADQDAEKRRNLENEVSTLKEQLEDLRKISQNSQASNDKIVQLQNQMEEANDLLRAESDTAARLRKSHTEMAKSMSQLESLNRELQERSRAADEEKAQLEKELLLLQSSLDSERRNYSLGSEEIMELQARMAGLQEDNKNLKHSLSKVEAERKQAQERSNNLEKEKNNLEIDLNYKLKTLQQRLEQEQTEHRGTRAQLTDKYESIEEAKSAAMNAVQQKMSEENGARMRAESRVVEVEKQCSMLEFDLKQSVQKMEQLMKQKERLEDEVKNLRIQGEQESSKRVQSQNDLKSRTQEVDRLRCSEKQLKQEINTALESKRSLEFQLAQLTKQYRGNEGQMRELQDQLEAEQYFSTLYKTQVKELKEEIEERNRQVQEAHKKVQELCSERDSLSAQLDLTVTKAESEQLARALQEEQYFELSQENKKATSRHKQDVAEKESTIARLEESNRTLTKDVENLSKEKAELNEKLSTQEEEYVAQKEELANTIKANYEKVLNTERTLKTQAVNKLAEIMNRKDMKLDQKKKGSTADLRKKEKENRKLQLELNQEKEKFNHMAIKYQKELSEMQAQLAEECTYRNELQMQLDSKESDIEQLREKLNDLQQRMDSSSVTSLQTDETDGNIAESRLEGWLSIPNRANIKRYGWKKQYVVVSSKKILFYNDEQDKEQSNPSMVLDIDKLFHVRPVTQGDVYRAETEEIPRIFQILYANEGECRKEAEMETVPQGDKTNCLPHKGHEFIPTLYHFPSNCEACSKPLWHVFKPPPALECRRCHVKCHKDHLDKKEDVIAPCKVNYDVTSARDMLLLALTQDEQKKWIGHLGKKIPKTPPSTFSRASPRSMSTRSGPNQSFRKNPKSNTGKLSRAQSTLQAADTTSSTC is encoded by the exons GATGGCTTGGACGCACTGGTGTATGACCTGGACTTCCCTGCCCTGAGGAAAAACAAGAGCATTGACAACTTTTTGAGTAGAT acaaGGAAACCATTAGTAAAATTCGGGATCTACGCATGAAAGCGGTGGACTATGAGGTGGTTAAAGTTATTGGGAGGGGGGCATTTGGAGAGGTGCAATTG GTAAGACACAAAGCCACAAGCAAAGTATACGCCATGAAGCTGCTAAGCAAGTTTGAGATGATCAAGAGGTCGGATTCTGCTTTCTTTtgggaggagagggacatcATGGCGTTTGCCAACAGCTCATGGGTGGTGCAG CTCTTTTTTGCATTCCAAGATGACCGCTACCTCTACATGGTGATGGAATACATGCCGGGTGGCGACTTGGTAAACCTGATGAGCAACTATGACGTCCCAGAGAAGTGGGCCCGCTTTTACACAGCTGAAGTGGTGCTGGCGTTGGATGGAATCCACTCCATGGGCTTCATTCACAG GGACGTGAAGCCTGATAACATGTTGCTAGACAAAGCAGGCCACTTAAAACTGGCAGACTTTGGGACCTGCATGAAAATGAACAAG GATGGTATGGTACGATGCGACACAGCAGTGGGAACTCCAGACTACATTTCGCCTGAGGTACTGAAATCTCAAGGAGGAGATGGCTATTATGGCAGAGAGTGTGACTGGTGGTCAGTGGGAGTGTTCCTGTACGAAATGCTAGTCG GCGACACTCCTTTCTATGCCGACTCCCTGGTGGGGACCTACAGCAAAATTATGAACCACAAGAATGCCCTGACCTTCCCTGACGACAGTGACATCTCCAATGACGCCAAGAATCTCATTTGTGCTTTCCTGACTGACAG GGAAGTTCGACTTGGCCGTAATGGTGTAGATGAGATCAAGAGGCATCCTTTCTTCAAGAATGACCAGTGGACATGGGAGAACATCAGAGAGA CTGCTGCCCCAGTAGTGCCTGAACTGAGCAGTGACGTTGACACCAGTAACTTTGATGACATCGAAGAGGAtcggggagaggaggagaccttCCCCGTTCCAAAGGCCTTTGTTGGCAACCAGCTCCCCTTCGTAGGCTTCACTTATTACAGCAGTCAGCA CCTTATGCGCAGCTCCACCGCCACAAAGACATGCGACAAACGTAGCAGCTCCACAAAAGAAGACAAGAGTCAT ctgGAGAATCTGCAGAAGAGGATCTACCAGCTGGAGGAGCAGCTCCATAGTGAGATGCAGCTTAAGGATGAGTTGGAACAGAAATGCAG GACATCAAACACCAAGATCGACAAGATCATGAAAGAACTGGATGAAGAG GCAAACCTGAGGAAGAGTGCAGAGGCCAGCACATCTCTGCTGGAGAAGGACAAGATCATGCTACAGCACAGATTCACAGAGTACCAAAGAAAAGCTGACCAGGATGCAGAGAAGAGACGCAATTTGGAGAATGAGG tGTCGACTTTAAAGGAGCAGCTTGAAGATTTGAGGAAGATTAGCCAGAACTCTCAGGCCTCAAATGATAAGATTGTCCAGCTGCAGAATCAG atggaAGAGGCCAATGACCTCCTGCGTGCGGAGTCGGACACAGCAGCGAGACTGAGGAAGAGCCACACAGAGATGGCCAAGTCAATGAGCCAGTTGGAGAGCTTGAACCGCGAGCTGCAGGAGAGGAGCCGTGCAGCGGACGAGGAGAAGGCCCAGCTGGAGAAGGAGCTCCTGCTTCTTCAGAGCAGCCTGGACTCAGAGAGGAGGAACTACAGCCTGGGCTCCGAGGAGATCATGGAGCTGCAAG CGAGGATGGCAGGCCTGCAAGAGGACAACAAAAACTTGAAACACAGCCTCTCCAAAGTGGAGGCGGAACGCAAACAGGCCCAGGAAAGGAGCAATAACCTGGAGAAG GAAAAGAACAACCTGGAGATAGACCTGAACTACAAACTGAAGACCTTGCAGCAGCGTCTGGAGCAGGAACAGACTGAGCACAGGGGGACGCGGGCACAGCTCACTGACAAATATGAGTCTATTGAAGAAGCCAAATCAGCTGCCATGAATG CTGTTCAGCAGAAGATGTCAGAGGAGAACGGCGCGAGGATGCGAGCGGAGAGCCGAGTAGTGGAGGTTGAGAAGCAGTGCTCGATGTTAGAGTTTGACCTCAAGCAGTCGGTGCAGAAGATGGAGCAGCTGATGAAGCAAAAAGAAAGGCTGGAAGATGAG GTGAAGAATCTGCGGATACAGGGAGAACAGGAGTCGAGCAAGCGTGTCCAGTCTCAGAACGACCTGAAGAGCCGCACGCAGGAGGTGGACCGTCTTAGGTGTTCAGAGAAGCAGCTCAAACAGGAGATTAACACAGCACTAGAGAGTAAACGCTCGCTGGAGTTCCAGCTGGCACAGCTGACCAA ACAATACAGAGGCAACGAGGGACAGATGAGGGAACTTCAGGACCAGCTTGAGGCCGAACAGTATTTTTCT ACGCTTTACAAAACTCAGGTCAAGGAACTAAAAGAGGAGATTGAGGAAAGGAACCGGCAGGTACAGGAGGCTCATAAAAAGGTGCAGGAGTTATGCAGTGAAAG GGACTCCCTGTCTGCCCAGCTGGATCTGACGGTGACCAAGGCCGAGTCAGAGCAGCTCGCCCGGGCACTGCAGGAGGAACAGTACTTTGAGCTCAGCCAGGagaacaaaaaggcaacaagtaGACATAAGCAGGACGTTGCGGAGAAGGAGTCTACTATTGCACGG CTCGAGGAATCCAATAGAACTCTGACCAAAGATGTGGAGAACCTCAGTAAAGAGAAGGCTGAGTTAAATGAAAAGCTCAGTACTCAGGAAGAAG AGTATGTAGCTCAGAAGGAAGAGCTTGCAAATACAATCAAGGCCAACTACGAGAAGGTCCTCAACACAGAGCGCACGTTGAAGACTCAG GCGGTTAACAAGCTGGCAGAAATCATGAACCGCAAGGACATGAAGCTGGACCAGAAGAAGAAGGGCAGTACTGCCGACCTGcggaagaaggagaaggagaaccgAAAGCTTCAGCTGGAGCTTaaccaggagaaggagaagtttAACCACATGGCCATCAAGTACCAGAAGGAGTTGAGCGAGATGCAGGCG CAACTGGCCGAGGAATGCACGTATCGCAACGAGCTGCAAATGCAGCTGGATAGCAAGGAGAGCGACATCGAGCAGCTCCGGGAGAAACTGAACGACCTGCAGCAGCGCATGGATAGCTCTAGTGTCACCAGCTTGCAGACAGATGAAACGGACGGCAACATCGCAG AATCCAGATTGGAGGGTTGGCTGTCCATTCCTAACCGTGCTAATATCAAGCGATACGGATGGAAGAAGCAG TATGTGGTGGTGAGCAGCAAGAAGATTCTGTTCTACAATGATGAGCAGGATAAGGAACAATCCAACCCCTCAATGGTACTAGATATCGA CAAACTGTTTCACGTCAGACCAGTCACACAAGGAGACGTGTACCGAGCTGAGACAGAAGAGATTCCAAGGATATTCCAG aTTCTGTATGCCAATGAGGGAGAATGCAGGAAGGAGGCGGAGATGGAGACGGTCCCTCAGGGCGACAAGACCAACTGTCTCCCACACAAAGGCCACGAGTTCATCCCTACGCTATATCACTTCCCTTCCAACTGTGAGGCCTGCTCCAAGCCTCTGTGGCACGTCTTCAAGCCGCCTCCGGCCCTAGAGTGTCGCCGCTGCCACGTCAAGTGCCACAAGGACCACCTCGACAAAAAGGAGGACGTTATTGCGCCTTGCAAAG TAAACTACGATGTGACCTCTGCCCGGGACATGCTCCTGCTGGCCCTGACCCAGGATGAGCAGAAGAAATGGATCGGCCACCTCGGAAAGAAGATTCCCAAGACCCCACCATCCACGTTTTCAAGAGCCTCACCTCGTTCTATGTCCACTCGCTCTGGACCAAACCAGTCCTTCCGCAAGAACCCTAAAAGCAATACAGGAAAGCTGAG CAGAGCGCAGTCCACCCTCCAAGCAGCAGACACAACATCCAGCACTTGTTGA
- the rock1 gene encoding rho-associated protein kinase 1 isoform X2, producing the protein MSAGESVAARFDKIDAMLKDPKSEINTDCLLDGLDALVYDLDFPALRKNKSIDNFLSRYKETISKIRDLRMKAVDYEVVKVIGRGAFGEVQLVRHKATSKVYAMKLLSKFEMIKRSDSAFFWEERDIMAFANSSWVVQLFFAFQDDRYLYMVMEYMPGGDLVNLMSNYDVPEKWARFYTAEVVLALDGIHSMGFIHRDVKPDNMLLDKAGHLKLADFGTCMKMNKDGMVRCDTAVGTPDYISPEVLKSQGGDGYYGRECDWWSVGVFLYEMLVGDTPFYADSLVGTYSKIMNHKNALTFPDDSDISNDAKNLICAFLTDREVRLGRNGVDEIKRHPFFKNDQWTWENIRETAAPVVPELSSDVDTSNFDDIEEDRGEEETFPVPKAFVGNQLPFVGFTYYSSQHLMRSSTATKTCDKRSSSTKEDKSHLENLQKRIYQLEEQLHSEMQLKDELEQKCRTSNTKIDKIMKELDEEANLRKSAEASTSLLEKDKIMLQHRFTEYQRKADQDAEKRRNLENEVSTLKEQLEDLRKISQNSQASNDKIVQLQNQMEEANDLLRAESDTAARLRKSHTEMAKSMSQLESLNRELQERSRAADEEKAQLEKELLLLQSSLDSERRNYSLGSEEIMELQARMAGLQEDNKNLKHSLSKVEAERKQAQERSNNLEKEKNNLEIDLNYKLKTLQQRLEQEQTEHRGTRAQLTDKYESIEEAKSAAMNAVQQKMSEENGARMRAESRVVEVEKQCSMLEFDLKQSVQKMEQLMKQKERLEDEVKNLRIQGEQESSKRVQSQNDLKSRTQEVDRLRCSEKQLKQEINTALESKRSLEFQLAQLTKQYRGNEGQMRELQDQLEAEQYFSTLYKTQVKELKEEIEERNRQVQEAHKKVQELCSERDSLSAQLDLTVTKAESEQLARALQEEQYFELSQENKKATSRHKQDVAEKESTIARLEESNRTLTKDVENLSKEKAELNEKLSTQEEEYVAQKEELANTIKANYEKVLNTERTLKTQAVNKLAEIMNRKDMKLDQKKKGSTADLRKKEKENRKLQLELNQEKEKFNHMAIKYQKELSEMQAQLAEECTYRNELQMQLDSKESDIEQLREKLNDLQQRMDSSSVTSLQTDETDGNIAESRLEGWLSIPNRANIKRYGWKKQYVVVSSKKILFYNDEQDKEQSNPSMVLDIDKLFHVRPVTQGDVYRAETEEIPRIFQILYANEGECRKEAEMETVPQGDKTNCLPHKGHEFIPTLYHFPSNCEACSKPLWHVFKPPPALECRRCHVKCHKDHLDKKEDVIAPCKVNYDVTSARDMLLLALTQDEQKKWIGHLGKKIPKTPPSTFSRASPRSMSTRSGPNQSFRKNPKSNTGKLS; encoded by the exons GATGGCTTGGACGCACTGGTGTATGACCTGGACTTCCCTGCCCTGAGGAAAAACAAGAGCATTGACAACTTTTTGAGTAGAT acaaGGAAACCATTAGTAAAATTCGGGATCTACGCATGAAAGCGGTGGACTATGAGGTGGTTAAAGTTATTGGGAGGGGGGCATTTGGAGAGGTGCAATTG GTAAGACACAAAGCCACAAGCAAAGTATACGCCATGAAGCTGCTAAGCAAGTTTGAGATGATCAAGAGGTCGGATTCTGCTTTCTTTtgggaggagagggacatcATGGCGTTTGCCAACAGCTCATGGGTGGTGCAG CTCTTTTTTGCATTCCAAGATGACCGCTACCTCTACATGGTGATGGAATACATGCCGGGTGGCGACTTGGTAAACCTGATGAGCAACTATGACGTCCCAGAGAAGTGGGCCCGCTTTTACACAGCTGAAGTGGTGCTGGCGTTGGATGGAATCCACTCCATGGGCTTCATTCACAG GGACGTGAAGCCTGATAACATGTTGCTAGACAAAGCAGGCCACTTAAAACTGGCAGACTTTGGGACCTGCATGAAAATGAACAAG GATGGTATGGTACGATGCGACACAGCAGTGGGAACTCCAGACTACATTTCGCCTGAGGTACTGAAATCTCAAGGAGGAGATGGCTATTATGGCAGAGAGTGTGACTGGTGGTCAGTGGGAGTGTTCCTGTACGAAATGCTAGTCG GCGACACTCCTTTCTATGCCGACTCCCTGGTGGGGACCTACAGCAAAATTATGAACCACAAGAATGCCCTGACCTTCCCTGACGACAGTGACATCTCCAATGACGCCAAGAATCTCATTTGTGCTTTCCTGACTGACAG GGAAGTTCGACTTGGCCGTAATGGTGTAGATGAGATCAAGAGGCATCCTTTCTTCAAGAATGACCAGTGGACATGGGAGAACATCAGAGAGA CTGCTGCCCCAGTAGTGCCTGAACTGAGCAGTGACGTTGACACCAGTAACTTTGATGACATCGAAGAGGAtcggggagaggaggagaccttCCCCGTTCCAAAGGCCTTTGTTGGCAACCAGCTCCCCTTCGTAGGCTTCACTTATTACAGCAGTCAGCA CCTTATGCGCAGCTCCACCGCCACAAAGACATGCGACAAACGTAGCAGCTCCACAAAAGAAGACAAGAGTCAT ctgGAGAATCTGCAGAAGAGGATCTACCAGCTGGAGGAGCAGCTCCATAGTGAGATGCAGCTTAAGGATGAGTTGGAACAGAAATGCAG GACATCAAACACCAAGATCGACAAGATCATGAAAGAACTGGATGAAGAG GCAAACCTGAGGAAGAGTGCAGAGGCCAGCACATCTCTGCTGGAGAAGGACAAGATCATGCTACAGCACAGATTCACAGAGTACCAAAGAAAAGCTGACCAGGATGCAGAGAAGAGACGCAATTTGGAGAATGAGG tGTCGACTTTAAAGGAGCAGCTTGAAGATTTGAGGAAGATTAGCCAGAACTCTCAGGCCTCAAATGATAAGATTGTCCAGCTGCAGAATCAG atggaAGAGGCCAATGACCTCCTGCGTGCGGAGTCGGACACAGCAGCGAGACTGAGGAAGAGCCACACAGAGATGGCCAAGTCAATGAGCCAGTTGGAGAGCTTGAACCGCGAGCTGCAGGAGAGGAGCCGTGCAGCGGACGAGGAGAAGGCCCAGCTGGAGAAGGAGCTCCTGCTTCTTCAGAGCAGCCTGGACTCAGAGAGGAGGAACTACAGCCTGGGCTCCGAGGAGATCATGGAGCTGCAAG CGAGGATGGCAGGCCTGCAAGAGGACAACAAAAACTTGAAACACAGCCTCTCCAAAGTGGAGGCGGAACGCAAACAGGCCCAGGAAAGGAGCAATAACCTGGAGAAG GAAAAGAACAACCTGGAGATAGACCTGAACTACAAACTGAAGACCTTGCAGCAGCGTCTGGAGCAGGAACAGACTGAGCACAGGGGGACGCGGGCACAGCTCACTGACAAATATGAGTCTATTGAAGAAGCCAAATCAGCTGCCATGAATG CTGTTCAGCAGAAGATGTCAGAGGAGAACGGCGCGAGGATGCGAGCGGAGAGCCGAGTAGTGGAGGTTGAGAAGCAGTGCTCGATGTTAGAGTTTGACCTCAAGCAGTCGGTGCAGAAGATGGAGCAGCTGATGAAGCAAAAAGAAAGGCTGGAAGATGAG GTGAAGAATCTGCGGATACAGGGAGAACAGGAGTCGAGCAAGCGTGTCCAGTCTCAGAACGACCTGAAGAGCCGCACGCAGGAGGTGGACCGTCTTAGGTGTTCAGAGAAGCAGCTCAAACAGGAGATTAACACAGCACTAGAGAGTAAACGCTCGCTGGAGTTCCAGCTGGCACAGCTGACCAA ACAATACAGAGGCAACGAGGGACAGATGAGGGAACTTCAGGACCAGCTTGAGGCCGAACAGTATTTTTCT ACGCTTTACAAAACTCAGGTCAAGGAACTAAAAGAGGAGATTGAGGAAAGGAACCGGCAGGTACAGGAGGCTCATAAAAAGGTGCAGGAGTTATGCAGTGAAAG GGACTCCCTGTCTGCCCAGCTGGATCTGACGGTGACCAAGGCCGAGTCAGAGCAGCTCGCCCGGGCACTGCAGGAGGAACAGTACTTTGAGCTCAGCCAGGagaacaaaaaggcaacaagtaGACATAAGCAGGACGTTGCGGAGAAGGAGTCTACTATTGCACGG CTCGAGGAATCCAATAGAACTCTGACCAAAGATGTGGAGAACCTCAGTAAAGAGAAGGCTGAGTTAAATGAAAAGCTCAGTACTCAGGAAGAAG AGTATGTAGCTCAGAAGGAAGAGCTTGCAAATACAATCAAGGCCAACTACGAGAAGGTCCTCAACACAGAGCGCACGTTGAAGACTCAG GCGGTTAACAAGCTGGCAGAAATCATGAACCGCAAGGACATGAAGCTGGACCAGAAGAAGAAGGGCAGTACTGCCGACCTGcggaagaaggagaaggagaaccgAAAGCTTCAGCTGGAGCTTaaccaggagaaggagaagtttAACCACATGGCCATCAAGTACCAGAAGGAGTTGAGCGAGATGCAGGCG CAACTGGCCGAGGAATGCACGTATCGCAACGAGCTGCAAATGCAGCTGGATAGCAAGGAGAGCGACATCGAGCAGCTCCGGGAGAAACTGAACGACCTGCAGCAGCGCATGGATAGCTCTAGTGTCACCAGCTTGCAGACAGATGAAACGGACGGCAACATCGCAG AATCCAGATTGGAGGGTTGGCTGTCCATTCCTAACCGTGCTAATATCAAGCGATACGGATGGAAGAAGCAG TATGTGGTGGTGAGCAGCAAGAAGATTCTGTTCTACAATGATGAGCAGGATAAGGAACAATCCAACCCCTCAATGGTACTAGATATCGA CAAACTGTTTCACGTCAGACCAGTCACACAAGGAGACGTGTACCGAGCTGAGACAGAAGAGATTCCAAGGATATTCCAG aTTCTGTATGCCAATGAGGGAGAATGCAGGAAGGAGGCGGAGATGGAGACGGTCCCTCAGGGCGACAAGACCAACTGTCTCCCACACAAAGGCCACGAGTTCATCCCTACGCTATATCACTTCCCTTCCAACTGTGAGGCCTGCTCCAAGCCTCTGTGGCACGTCTTCAAGCCGCCTCCGGCCCTAGAGTGTCGCCGCTGCCACGTCAAGTGCCACAAGGACCACCTCGACAAAAAGGAGGACGTTATTGCGCCTTGCAAAG TAAACTACGATGTGACCTCTGCCCGGGACATGCTCCTGCTGGCCCTGACCCAGGATGAGCAGAAGAAATGGATCGGCCACCTCGGAAAGAAGATTCCCAAGACCCCACCATCCACGTTTTCAAGAGCCTCACCTCGTTCTATGTCCACTCGCTCTGGACCAAACCAGTCCTTCCGCAAGAACCCTAAAAGCAATACAGGAAAGCTGAG CTAA
- the usp14 gene encoding ubiquitin carboxyl-terminal hydrolase 14 — protein MPVFTVNVKWGKEKFDAVELNTEEPPMVFKAQLFALTGVQPDRQKVMVKGGTLKDDEWGNIKLKNGMTLLMMGSAEALPEEPAVRPMFVEDMTEEQLASAMELPCGLTNLGNTCYMNATVQCLRSVPELKAALRRYTGALRSSGANAPSQYITAALRDLYETMDKTSSSLPPIILLQFLHMAFPQFAEKGDQGQYLQQDANECWLQMMRVLQQKLEPLEPETSMETESESGAASASTKKNLIDQYFGVEFETAMKCTESEEEEPIKGKESQLQLSCFINQEVKYLATGLRLRLQEEITKMSPSLERNALYIKSSKLSRLPAYLTVQMVRFFYKEKESVNAKVLKDVKFPLMLDVYELCTAEVQEKMLPIRSKFKEVEDKKLEEQQKKVVKTPSAAKVKYEPFSFPDDLGSNNSGYYDLQAVLTHQGRSSSSGHYVGWVKRKEDEWVKFDDDKVSLVSPEDILRLSGGGDWHIAYVLLYGPRRLEILEEEQ, from the exons ATGCCGGTGTTTACAG tAAATGTGAAATGGGGCAAAGAGAAGTTTGATGCAGTTGAGCTGAACACTGAGGAACCACCCATGGTTTTCAAGGCTCAGCTCTTTGCCCTGACAGGAGttcagccagacagacagaaggtcATGGTGAAGGGAGGCACTCTGAAG GATGACGAATGGGGGAacattaaactgaaaaat gGAATGACTCTGCTGATGATGGGCTCAGCAGAAGCCTTGCCTGAGGAGCCTGCTGTCCGGCCCATGTTTGTAGAGGACATGACTGAGGAGCAGTTGGCCTCAGCG ATGGAGCTGCCTTGTGGCCTGACAAACTTGGGCAACACCTGTTACATGAATGCCACAGTGCAGTGTCTGCGCTCTGTGCCAGAGCTCAAAGCTGCACTCAGAAG GTATACAGGTGCTCTGCGATCTTCTGGGGCAAATGCACCATCACAATACATCACAGCAG CCCTTCGTGACTTGTATGAGACCATGGACAAGACCTCATCTAGCCTGCCACCCATCATTTTGCTGCAGTTCCTTCACATGGCCTTTCCACAGTTTGCTGAGAAGGGGGACCAGGGGCAGTACCTCCAGCAG GATGCCAACGAGTGCTGGCTGCAGATGATGAGAGTGCTTCAGCAAAAATTGGAGCCACTAGAGCCAGAGACTTCCATGGAG ACGGAGTCTGAGAGCGGCGCTGCCTCTGCCTCTACAAAGAAGAACTTAATTGACCAGTATTTTGGCGTAGAATTTGAAACTGC TATGAAATGCACAgagtctgaggaggaggagccaatCAAGGGCAAGGAAAGCCAGCTCCAGCTCAGTTGCTTCATCAACCAAGAAGTCAAATACCTTGCCACAGGACTAAGACTG AGACTGCAGGAAGAAATCACAAAAATGTCTCCATCCTTGGAAAGAAATGCCCTGTATATAAAATCG TCAAAACTCAGCCGTCTCCCTGCCTACTTGACTGTTCAAATGGTTAGATTTTTCTACAAAGAGAAGGAGTCTGTCAATGCAAAAGTCCTTAAG GATGTCAAGTTTCCTCTCATGCTGGATGTCTATGAGCTGTGCACTGCGGAGGTCCAGGAGAAAATGCTGCCTATCAGGTCAAAGTTCAAGGAGGTTGAGGACAAGAAGCTAGAGGAACAGCAGAAAAAG gTGGTGAAGACGCCAAGTGCAGCAAAAGTGAAATATGAGCCTTTCTCATTCCCTGATG ACCTCGGTTCCAACAACAGCGGCTACTACGACCTGCAGGCtgtgctgacacaccaaggcCGCTCTAGCTCATCTGGTCACTATGTGGGCTGGGTCAAGAGGAAAGAAG ATGAGTGGGTCAAGTTTGATGATGACAAGGTGAGTCTGGTGTCTCCAGAGGATATCCTGCGACTGTCTGGTGGTGGGGACTGGCATATAGCATACGTTCTACTGTACGGCCCCCGGCGGCTGGAAATACTTGAAGAGGAACAGTAG